Proteins from one Prochlorococcus marinus CUG1435 genomic window:
- a CDS encoding DUF2470 domain-containing protein yields the protein MKIISKETSKRVCDHMNNDHIDSVHKYLIHYGKISSFESAYMEEINNSYIKINYDGQSAIINFKNEISEEEIHSTLVSMIKEI from the coding sequence ATGAAAATAATTAGTAAAGAGACAAGTAAAAGAGTTTGTGATCACATGAACAATGATCACATAGATTCAGTGCACAAATATCTTATTCATTATGGAAAGATATCAAGCTTTGAGAGTGCTTATATGGAAGAAATTAATAATAGTTATATAAAAATCAATTACGATGGCCAGTCAGCAATTATCAACTTTAAAAATGAAATATCTGAAGAAGAAATTCATTCAACCTTAGTATCAATGATTAAAGAGATTTAA